The Vibrio rhizosphaerae genome includes a region encoding these proteins:
- a CDS encoding baseplate complex protein, with protein MFALNGQTFGLKNLTVSFERELKSKDMSAQSSGTEQAEQGDKAATLNVSGLIAFHDIHKLEALQTMSSAKDDKGNRMVYTIVEEMANAFKIKKVRFSGRFSAAQQDNVMAWQVSFQLKESNSVAEQKEARQKEQTKAKPTQNPRFQQSLKQNEEAGR; from the coding sequence ATGTTCGCCTTAAACGGTCAGACATTTGGATTAAAAAACCTTACCGTCAGTTTTGAACGGGAATTAAAAAGCAAAGATATGAGTGCCCAGTCGTCCGGGACTGAACAAGCAGAACAGGGCGATAAAGCGGCAACACTCAATGTCTCAGGGTTAATTGCTTTCCACGATATTCACAAGCTGGAAGCGCTGCAAACTATGAGTTCGGCCAAGGATGACAAAGGCAATCGCATGGTTTACACGATTGTCGAAGAGATGGCGAACGCGTTTAAAATTAAGAAGGTCAGGTTCTCAGGGCGCTTTTCTGCTGCGCAGCAGGACAATGTGATGGCTTGGCAGGTGTCTTTCCAGCTCAAAGAATCAAACAGTGTGGCTGAGCAGAAAGAAGCACGTCAAAAAGAACAGACCAAAGCTAAACCGACTCAAAATCCCCGTTTTCAACAGTCGTTGAAGCAAAATGAGGAGGCGGGCCGATGA
- a CDS encoding helix-turn-helix domain-containing protein, whose protein sequence is MHPTVIFIRKILKSKGLSYARLATLSGIDESKIKRVLSGRQSMTLEMRDQIMVVLGVAEMTQADHLNSAEYLTLWHQMPPNLKQVVLSLMTTFKFETQRS, encoded by the coding sequence TTGCATCCCACTGTTATATTCATTCGGAAAATCTTAAAAAGCAAAGGCCTCTCCTATGCCCGGCTGGCAACCCTTTCCGGTATCGACGAGTCTAAAATTAAACGAGTATTATCCGGGCGTCAGTCAATGACACTAGAGATGAGAGATCAAATTATGGTGGTACTCGGTGTTGCTGAGATGACGCAAGCCGATCATCTCAACAGCGCCGAATACCTGACCCTCTGGCATCAAATGCCGCCTAATCTCAAACAGGTGGTGTTATCTCTGATGACAACGTTCAAGTTTGAAACACAACGTTCATGA
- the thrS gene encoding threonine--tRNA ligase, translating to MPIITLPDGSQRQFDHPVSVSDVALSIGAGLAKATIAGRVNGARVDACDLIENDASLEIITAKDEVDGLEIVRHSCAHLLGHALKQLYPDAKMAIGPTIDSGFYYDIDLEQSLSQDDLEKIEARMKALAKTKYQVIKKNVSWQEARDTFESRGEPYKIEILDENVARDDRPGLYHHEEYIDMCRGPHVPHMGFCQHFKLLNVAGAYWRGNSDNKMLQRIYGTAFHDKKALSAHLTRLEEAAKRDHRKIGKQLDLFHMQQEAPGMVFWHHNGWSVFRDLEVFVREKLTEYDYQEVKGPLMMDRVLWERSGHWDKYAEAMFTTNSENREYAIKPMNCPGHVQIFNQGLKSYRDLPLRMAEFGSCHRNEPSGSLHGIMRVRGFTQDDAHIFCTEEQIQQEVTSCIEMVYDVYRTFGFENIAVKLSTRPEQRVGSDEIWDRSEEALMLSLKSMNIDYEIQEGEGAFYGPKIEFTLHDCLDRTWQCGTVQLDFNLPGRLGATYVGENNERLVPVMIHRAILGSLERFIGILIEEYAGFFPTWLAPEQAVVLNITDKQSDYVQDVVRKLQKCGIRAKADLRNEKIGFKIREHTLKRVPYMLVCGDQEVEAGEIAVRTRRGKDLGKFKLDDFIELVRTEVSSRKLNLEE from the coding sequence ATGCCTATTATTACTCTTCCTGACGGTAGTCAACGTCAATTTGATCATCCCGTTTCTGTTTCAGATGTTGCTTTATCTATCGGTGCCGGTCTTGCGAAAGCAACCATTGCCGGACGTGTGAACGGTGCTCGTGTTGATGCCTGCGATCTGATTGAAAACGACGCCAGCTTAGAAATTATCACTGCCAAAGACGAAGTTGATGGTCTAGAAATCGTTCGTCACTCCTGTGCTCACTTACTGGGTCATGCGCTCAAACAACTGTATCCTGATGCCAAAATGGCGATCGGGCCAACTATCGACAGTGGCTTCTACTACGATATCGATTTGGAACAATCTTTGTCACAGGATGATTTGGAAAAAATTGAGGCGCGGATGAAAGCGCTGGCGAAAACCAAATATCAGGTGATTAAAAAGAATGTGAGTTGGCAGGAAGCCCGGGATACCTTTGAATCTCGTGGTGAACCCTACAAAATCGAAATTCTGGACGAAAATGTGGCGCGTGATGATCGTCCCGGACTTTACCATCATGAAGAATATATTGATATGTGTCGTGGCCCACATGTTCCTCATATGGGATTTTGTCAGCATTTTAAATTATTGAATGTGGCCGGCGCTTACTGGCGTGGTAACAGTGATAATAAAATGCTGCAACGGATCTACGGGACAGCTTTCCACGATAAGAAAGCCCTGAGTGCACATTTAACGCGTCTGGAAGAAGCTGCAAAACGCGATCACCGCAAGATCGGTAAACAACTCGATTTATTCCATATGCAGCAGGAAGCCCCGGGGATGGTGTTCTGGCATCATAACGGTTGGTCTGTCTTCCGCGATTTAGAAGTTTTCGTTCGTGAAAAACTGACAGAATACGATTATCAGGAAGTGAAAGGTCCGCTCATGATGGATCGGGTGCTGTGGGAACGCTCAGGACACTGGGACAAGTATGCCGAAGCAATGTTCACGACCAATTCTGAAAATCGTGAATATGCCATTAAGCCAATGAACTGTCCCGGCCACGTGCAGATTTTTAATCAAGGTCTGAAATCTTACCGTGATTTACCGTTGCGAATGGCTGAGTTTGGTTCATGTCACCGAAATGAACCGTCAGGTTCTCTGCACGGCATTATGCGGGTGCGTGGTTTTACTCAGGATGATGCGCATATTTTCTGTACAGAAGAACAGATTCAGCAAGAAGTGACTTCTTGTATCGAGATGGTCTACGATGTCTACCGGACATTTGGTTTCGAAAATATTGCCGTTAAGCTTTCAACCCGACCTGAACAGCGGGTTGGCAGTGATGAAATCTGGGATAGATCCGAAGAAGCATTGATGCTTTCTCTGAAATCCATGAATATCGATTACGAAATTCAGGAAGGCGAAGGAGCATTCTACGGGCCGAAAATCGAATTTACCTTGCATGATTGCCTTGACCGTACATGGCAATGTGGTACAGTGCAGCTCGATTTTAATCTGCCGGGCCGTTTGGGCGCGACTTATGTCGGTGAAAACAACGAGCGTCTGGTGCCAGTTATGATTCACCGGGCGATCTTAGGATCACTGGAACGGTTTATCGGGATTTTAATTGAAGAATATGCAGGATTTTTCCCGACTTGGCTTGCGCCAGAGCAGGCTGTCGTATTAAATATTACAGATAAACAATCTGATTATGTTCAGGATGTCGTCCGAAAACTACAAAAATGTGGGATTCGGGCAAAAGCAGACTTGAGAAATGAAAAGATAGGCTTTAAAATCCGCGAACATACTTTGAAACGTGTGCCGTACATGTTGGTCTGTGGTGACCAAGAAGTCGAAGCTGGCGAAATTGCAGTACGGACACGAAGAGGCAAGGACTTAGGTAAATTTAAACTGGATGATTTCATTGAGTTGGTCCGGACCGAAGTCTCTAGCCGTAAGCTCAATCTGGAGGAATAA
- the infC gene encoding translation initiation factor IF-3, giving the protein MKGGRRGQVPAKQNQHRINGEIRGVREVRLSGAEGEDSRIVSIQEALDTAVEAGLDLVEISPNAEPPVCRVMDYGKFLFEKSKAAKEQKKKQKQIQIKEVKFRPGTDIGDYQVKLRNLLRFLEEGNKVKVTIRFRGREMAHQDIGVDVLNRLKEDTADIAVVESFPSRIEARQMIMVLAPKKK; this is encoded by the coding sequence ATTAAAGGTGGAAGACGTGGCCAAGTACCGGCCAAACAAAACCAACATCGTATCAACGGGGAAATCCGTGGTGTACGTGAAGTCCGTTTATCGGGAGCAGAAGGCGAAGATTCTAGAATTGTTTCAATTCAGGAAGCGCTTGATACGGCAGTAGAAGCAGGATTGGATCTTGTGGAAATCAGTCCAAATGCAGAGCCGCCTGTTTGTCGTGTGATGGACTATGGTAAATTCCTCTTCGAGAAGAGCAAAGCTGCAAAAGAGCAGAAGAAAAAGCAAAAACAGATCCAGATTAAAGAAGTCAAATTCCGTCCTGGAACTGATATTGGAGACTATCAGGTAAAACTACGCAACCTGTTACGTTTCCTTGAAGAAGGCAACAAAGTGAAGGTAACAATTCGCTTCCGTGGCCGAGAAATGGCACACCAAGATATCGGTGTCGATGTTTTGAATCGTCTGAAAGAAGATACCGCAGATATTGCTGTTGTAGAATCTTTCCCTAGTCGGATCGAAGCCCGTCAAATGATTATGGTGCTAGCCCCTAAGAAGAAGTAA
- the rpmI gene encoding 50S ribosomal protein L35 translates to MPKMKNNKGAAKRFKKTAGGVKYKHATKRHILTKRTTKNKRHLRPNSVLPKCEVAAVARMLPYA, encoded by the coding sequence ATGCCTAAGATGAAAAACAACAAAGGTGCTGCTAAGCGTTTTAAGAAAACTGCTGGTGGCGTGAAGTACAAGCACGCGACTAAACGTCACATCCTGACTAAGCGTACAACTAAGAACAAGCGTCATCTACGTCCAAACTCAGTTCTTCCTAAATGTGAAGTAGCTGCTGTTGCACGTATGTTGCCATACGCTTAA
- the rplT gene encoding 50S ribosomal protein L20, producing the protein MPRVKRGVQARARHKKVLKQAKGYYGARSRVYRVAFQAVTKAGQYAYRDRRNKKRQFRQLWIARINAASRQNGLSYSRFINGLKKASIEIDRKILADIAVFDKSAFAVLVEKAKAAL; encoded by the coding sequence ATGCCTCGCGTAAAACGTGGTGTACAAGCTCGTGCACGTCATAAGAAAGTTCTAAAACAAGCTAAAGGTTATTACGGTGCTCGTTCTCGAGTTTATCGTGTTGCCTTCCAAGCAGTGACCAAAGCTGGTCAATATGCATATCGTGACCGTCGCAACAAGAAACGTCAATTCCGTCAACTGTGGATTGCACGTATCAATGCGGCATCTCGTCAGAATGGTCTGTCTTATAGCCGTTTCATCAACGGTCTGAAGAAAGCATCTATCGAGATCGATCGTAAGATCTTGGCCGATATCGCAGTTTTCGATAAGTCAGCATTTGCTGTACTTGTTGAGAAAGCAAAAGCCGCACTTTAA
- a CDS encoding sugar efflux transporter, protein MKFELFRGDSGVYFWLNGLAAMAFSFILPVMSLFLIEGLGIEPMYIGLYTVGTAIATILISQVLGRLADRGIDSKTLLLISVGFLCLAALCFSQLTQFWQAVIVGWCFMAFGASSIPLLLAMIRRFAERSGKDSTKLNSQMRSSVSLVWIAGPALAFASVGTFGFRANFLLAASIALLVLVMVWRLLPSASKAVKPETSHEIVPPFPYKVWFLGVGILFANMANSTYINAMPLFITKELNLPVSYPGIFMGLTAALEIPVMLLSAAWSHRFGKMKMMMVGFIIAIFFYTGIQYASTVEWLLALQLFNGLFYGIFVGLGITLLQDSAPKRVGQVSAFYTNAMSVGTMCGTSLMGFVAQQYGFRNAIYISLAAIVISLGIFLAVHLNESKQGKVSELQSPPV, encoded by the coding sequence ATGAAATTTGAACTTTTTAGAGGTGATTCAGGCGTTTATTTCTGGTTGAATGGGTTGGCTGCAATGGCTTTTTCATTCATTCTACCAGTGATGAGCTTGTTCCTTATTGAAGGTTTAGGCATTGAACCCATGTATATCGGACTTTATACCGTCGGTACTGCGATTGCGACTATTCTGATTAGTCAGGTATTAGGGCGCTTGGCAGACAGAGGCATCGATAGTAAAACATTGCTGTTGATTTCAGTTGGCTTCCTGTGTCTGGCCGCCTTATGTTTTTCCCAACTGACTCAATTCTGGCAGGCGGTGATTGTCGGCTGGTGTTTTATGGCATTTGGTGCGTCATCAATTCCGTTGTTGTTGGCAATGATCCGACGTTTCGCAGAACGGTCAGGCAAAGATAGCACTAAGCTCAATTCTCAGATGCGCTCTTCAGTTTCTCTGGTATGGATTGCCGGACCGGCACTGGCTTTTGCATCGGTTGGTACGTTCGGCTTTCGGGCGAACTTTCTACTGGCTGCTAGTATTGCGCTATTAGTTTTGGTGATGGTATGGCGCTTATTACCGTCAGCATCAAAAGCTGTAAAACCTGAAACTTCCCATGAAATTGTGCCACCTTTTCCTTATAAAGTCTGGTTTCTCGGGGTCGGTATTTTATTTGCCAATATGGCAAACAGCACTTATATCAATGCGATGCCACTCTTTATTACCAAAGAATTAAATTTACCGGTTTCATATCCGGGGATTTTTATGGGATTGACTGCGGCATTGGAAATACCGGTAATGCTACTTTCTGCTGCTTGGTCACATCGTTTCGGCAAAATGAAGATGATGATGGTGGGGTTCATCATTGCTATATTCTTCTATACCGGCATTCAATATGCCTCGACGGTAGAATGGTTATTGGCACTGCAATTATTCAATGGGCTTTTTTACGGGATCTTTGTCGGTCTAGGGATTACGCTTTTACAAGACTCAGCACCTAAGCGGGTGGGGCAGGTTTCTGCTTTTTATACCAATGCGATGTCGGTCGGCACGATGTGTGGTACTTCTTTAATGGGATTTGTTGCCCAACAATATGGGTTCCGGAATGCTATCTATATTTCGTTGGCGGCTATTGTGATTTCATTGGGTATCTTTCTGGCAGTTCATTTGAATGAAAGTAAGCAGGGAAAAGTTTCCGAACTACAATCTCCGCCTGTTTAA
- a CDS encoding GNAT family N-acetyltransferase codes for MDIRVAEYSDFEKIAELHAQSWQQNYQGVMEADYLQDEVEEDRRLIWQTRLINPPINQHVVVAEENGKLCGFICAFGNHDFEKGTVIESLHVAAEFQGKGLAKLLLKEVTKWIQHYFPDSGVYIEVMEQNIRAIEFYDHLGGLHTLDRIWRSPCGSDVPEWIYTWETPQAILSAIE; via the coding sequence ATGGACATTCGAGTAGCTGAATATAGTGATTTTGAAAAAATTGCAGAATTGCATGCCCAAAGTTGGCAACAGAATTATCAGGGTGTAATGGAAGCCGATTATCTTCAGGATGAAGTTGAAGAAGACCGACGTTTAATCTGGCAAACCCGATTAATTAACCCGCCTATCAATCAGCATGTGGTAGTGGCCGAAGAAAACGGTAAACTTTGTGGTTTTATCTGCGCGTTTGGCAATCACGATTTTGAGAAAGGCACGGTGATTGAATCGCTGCATGTTGCCGCTGAATTTCAGGGCAAGGGACTTGCAAAGCTGTTGCTGAAAGAAGTCACCAAATGGATTCAGCACTATTTCCCAGATAGTGGCGTGTATATTGAGGTAATGGAACAGAATATCCGTGCCATTGAGTTTTATGATCATCTTGGCGGCTTACATACGCTGGATAGAATCTGGCGCTCGCCTTGCGGGAGCGATGTTCCGGAATGGATCTATACCTGGGAGACACCTCAGGCGATTTTATCTGCGATCGAATAA
- a CDS encoding beta-phosphoglucomutase family hydrolase, which produces MSQPETAVLPSQSELLIDLSRYKGLIFDMDGTLLDTMPAHVASWKKASEHFGFPFTAQWLHSMGGMPSIKVVGEINRRFGLCLNPHDVSQFKQDAFRLLDNQYQRIALTCDILEQAYGERKLAVGTGSHRDNAITLLENAGLLDKLDTVITASDVENHKPHPDTFLKACHQIQLRPEECVVFEDTELGKKAAHAAGMDCFLVTEHGLVFYPLTDEAS; this is translated from the coding sequence ATGAGTCAGCCTGAAACCGCGGTTCTCCCTTCTCAATCAGAGTTATTGATCGATCTTTCCCGATATAAAGGATTGATTTTTGATATGGATGGCACGTTGCTTGACACGATGCCTGCTCATGTCGCATCTTGGAAAAAAGCCTCCGAACATTTTGGCTTTCCCTTTACTGCACAGTGGCTGCATAGTATGGGCGGAATGCCGAGTATCAAAGTCGTCGGTGAGATAAACCGGCGCTTTGGTTTATGTTTGAACCCGCATGATGTTTCACAATTTAAACAAGATGCCTTTCGTCTGCTTGATAATCAATATCAGCGAATTGCACTGACCTGTGACATTCTGGAACAAGCTTACGGAGAAAGGAAGCTTGCGGTCGGTACGGGGAGTCATCGGGATAATGCAATCACCCTGTTAGAAAATGCCGGATTGCTGGATAAATTGGACACAGTGATTACGGCAAGTGATGTCGAAAACCATAAACCTCATCCGGATACATTTCTTAAAGCCTGTCACCAAATTCAACTGAGACCGGAAGAATGTGTTGTGTTTGAAGATACAGAGCTTGGGAAAAAAGCCGCCCATGCTGCCGGGATGGACTGTTTTTTGGTGACGGAACACGGATTGGTTTTCTATCCGCTGACTGATGAAGCATCATGA
- a CDS encoding FKBP-type peptidyl-prolyl cis-trans isomerase, which produces MDKNYIFSLFMFIIAGIFLYRNWKRSQTASRNISEGKAFLEQNAQQEGVITTESGLQYQILQEGTGTQHPMPANKVKVHYHGTLLNGKMFDSSVERKKPITFGVKQVIKGWQEGLQLMVVGQKMRLFIPAHLAYGNRGISTIPPGATLIFDVELLDIE; this is translated from the coding sequence ATGGATAAAAATTATATTTTCTCTCTTTTTATGTTCATCATTGCCGGTATTTTTCTCTACCGGAACTGGAAACGAAGCCAGACCGCTTCAAGAAATATCAGTGAAGGGAAAGCTTTTCTGGAACAAAATGCGCAGCAAGAAGGCGTTATCACGACAGAAAGTGGCCTGCAATATCAGATTCTGCAGGAAGGAACCGGCACACAACATCCGATGCCAGCCAATAAGGTCAAAGTCCATTATCATGGCACATTATTGAACGGCAAAATGTTCGATAGTTCAGTTGAACGCAAGAAACCCATTACCTTTGGTGTTAAGCAAGTGATTAAAGGCTGGCAAGAAGGATTACAATTGATGGTTGTCGGCCAGAAAATGCGTTTATTTATCCCCGCACATCTGGCCTACGGTAATCGCGGTATCAGCACGATTCCACCGGGTGCAACACTTATTTTTGATGTTGAGTTACTCGATATTGAGTAA
- a CDS encoding OmpA family protein yields MKFIVYLLSFCLFGCGSLVTDRLFDDNMLDRAPKNNTDVRYPEWGKLPQTSHSGVQGPQGQKRSDSAYQSLQRFLLNNHIDYEVLPGQFMIVRVKRTIQFAVGSANVAPESLLWLEKVKHYLTTAYGLELVIDGHTDDLGDARYNDQLSKKRAEAVKRIIANPRVSLDSIYTRGYGEVVPACTNQTPKGKACNRRVELFFILPT; encoded by the coding sequence ATGAAGTTTATCGTCTATCTATTAAGCTTCTGTCTTTTCGGGTGTGGTTCACTTGTCACTGACCGTTTGTTCGATGACAACATGTTGGATAGGGCACCCAAGAATAACACAGACGTACGCTATCCTGAATGGGGTAAGTTGCCGCAGACAAGCCACTCTGGTGTTCAGGGGCCGCAAGGACAGAAGCGATCCGATAGTGCTTATCAGTCATTACAACGTTTTTTGCTGAATAATCATATTGATTACGAAGTCTTACCGGGGCAGTTTATGATTGTTCGGGTCAAGCGGACGATTCAATTTGCGGTCGGCTCTGCAAATGTTGCCCCGGAATCACTGCTCTGGTTAGAAAAAGTGAAGCACTATCTGACCACTGCATATGGGCTTGAATTGGTGATTGACGGGCATACCGATGATCTGGGCGATGCTCGTTATAATGATCAGTTATCGAAAAAAAGGGCTGAAGCTGTCAAACGTATTATTGCTAACCCACGCGTCTCACTTGATTCGATTTACACTCGGGGGTATGGTGAGGTCGTTCCGGCATGTACCAATCAAACACCAAAAGGCAAAGCGTGTAACCGACGTGTCGAGCTATTCTTTATTCTTCCGACTTGA
- the tkt gene encoding transketolase: MNRKQLANAIRALSMDGVQQANSGHPGAPMGMADIAEVLWRSHLNHNPQNPNWADRDRFVLSNGHGSMLIYSLLHLTGYDLSIDDLKNFRQLHSKTPGHPEYGYAPGIETTTGPLGQGITNAVGMAIAEKALAAQFNRDQHTIVDHHTYAFLGDGCLMEGISHEACSLAGTLGLGKLIAFWDDNGISIDGHVDGWFTDDTAKRFEAYGWHVIPAVDGHDAAAIEAAIEAAKAETARPTLICTQTVIGFGSPNKSGSHDCHGAPLGADEIKATREQLGWEYGPFEIPADIYAQWDAKESGAAKEAAWHDKFAAYQAAYPELAAEFKRRVNGELPADWETQANQIIAELQANPATIASRKASQNALEAFGKLLPEFMGGSADLAPSNLTMWSGSKSLTAEDASGNYIHYGVREFGMTAIINGIALHGGFIPYGATFLMFMEYARNAMRMAALMKVQNIQVYTHDSIGLGEDGPTHQPVEQIASLRLTPNMSTWRPCDQVESAVAWKLAIERKDAPTALIFSRQNLAQQERDATQVANIAKGGYILKDCQGTPDLILIATGSEVDLAVQAATELTAKGKQVRVVSMPSTDAFDRQDAAYREAVLPAAVTARVAIEAGIADYWYKYVGLNGRIVGMTSFGESAPAGELFKLFGFTVDNVVEVALSIG; encoded by the coding sequence ATGAACCGTAAACAACTCGCGAATGCAATCCGCGCTTTAAGTATGGATGGTGTTCAACAAGCCAATTCAGGTCACCCCGGCGCCCCGATGGGGATGGCGGATATCGCTGAAGTGCTGTGGCGCTCTCATCTGAACCATAACCCACAAAACCCGAACTGGGCTGACCGCGACCGTTTCGTCCTGTCTAACGGCCATGGTTCGATGCTGATTTATTCACTGTTGCATTTGACCGGTTATGACCTGTCGATTGATGACCTGAAAAACTTCCGTCAGTTGCATTCAAAAACCCCGGGTCACCCGGAGTACGGCTATGCACCGGGGATTGAAACCACCACCGGGCCACTCGGACAGGGCATCACCAATGCGGTCGGGATGGCGATTGCCGAAAAAGCGCTCGCAGCACAGTTCAACCGTGACCAGCACACTATCGTTGACCATCACACCTATGCGTTCCTTGGTGATGGCTGTCTGATGGAAGGAATTTCTCATGAAGCTTGCTCTCTGGCTGGGACTTTGGGACTGGGCAAACTGATTGCGTTTTGGGATGACAACGGCATTTCAATTGACGGTCATGTGGACGGCTGGTTCACCGATGACACGGCAAAACGATTTGAAGCATACGGCTGGCATGTGATTCCGGCGGTAGACGGTCACGATGCGGCGGCGATTGAAGCGGCGATTGAAGCGGCGAAAGCGGAAACAGCACGTCCGACGCTGATTTGTACGCAAACCGTGATTGGTTTTGGCTCACCGAACAAATCCGGCTCTCACGATTGTCACGGTGCCCCGCTGGGTGCGGATGAAATCAAAGCAACGCGTGAGCAACTGGGCTGGGAATATGGCCCGTTTGAAATTCCGGCTGATATTTATGCGCAGTGGGATGCGAAAGAATCCGGCGCAGCCAAAGAAGCGGCATGGCATGACAAGTTTGCTGCTTATCAGGCGGCTTATCCTGAGCTGGCGGCTGAATTCAAGCGTCGGGTCAATGGTGAATTGCCAGCGGACTGGGAAACTCAGGCTAATCAAATCATTGCTGAGTTGCAAGCGAATCCGGCCACCATTGCATCGCGTAAAGCATCTCAAAATGCACTGGAAGCTTTCGGTAAGCTTCTGCCTGAATTTATGGGTGGCTCAGCTGACTTAGCGCCATCGAACCTGACCATGTGGTCCGGCTCAAAATCACTGACGGCGGAAGATGCGTCCGGCAACTATATCCATTACGGTGTCCGTGAATTCGGTATGACGGCAATCATCAACGGGATTGCATTGCATGGCGGTTTCATCCCTTACGGAGCGACTTTCCTGATGTTTATGGAATACGCGCGTAATGCGATGCGGATGGCGGCGTTGATGAAAGTGCAGAACATTCAGGTTTATACCCATGACTCGATTGGATTGGGTGAAGATGGTCCGACCCACCAGCCGGTGGAGCAGATTGCCTCACTGCGTCTGACACCGAATATGAGCACTTGGCGTCCTTGTGACCAGGTGGAATCCGCGGTGGCCTGGAAACTGGCAATTGAACGCAAAGATGCCCCGACGGCACTGATTTTCTCGCGTCAGAACTTAGCGCAACAAGAGCGGGATGCGACTCAGGTAGCGAATATCGCCAAAGGGGGTTACATCCTCAAAGATTGTCAGGGCACACCGGATTTGATTCTGATTGCGACCGGCTCTGAAGTGGATTTGGCGGTTCAGGCAGCGACTGAATTGACCGCCAAAGGCAAGCAGGTGCGTGTGGTTTCAATGCCTTCGACCGATGCCTTTGACCGTCAGGATGCGGCTTACCGTGAAGCAGTATTACCTGCAGCGGTGACGGCTCGCGTTGCCATTGAAGCGGGCATTGCCGATTACTGGTACAAATATGTTGGCCTGAATGGCCGGATTGTCGGCATGACCAGCTTTGGTGAGTCAGCACCGGCAGGCGAACTGTTCAAACTGTTCGGTTTTACCGTTGACAATGTTGTCGAAGTGGCGCTGTCTATAGGCTGA
- the tal gene encoding transaldolase — MSNQLEQLRKCTTVVADTGEIDAIKKYQPQDATTNPSLILKAAQLPEYAEFIDQAVAYAKSKSNDKAQQLEDTCDMLAVTIGKEILKSIPGRISTEVDARLSYDTEKTIEKARKLISLYNDAGISNDRILIKVASTWEGIRAAEVLEKDGINCNLTLLFSFAQARACAEAGAYLISPFVGRIMDWYKAKEGRDFAANEDPGVLSVTKIYNYYKEHGYDTVVMGASFRNTGEILELAGCDRLTISPQLLQTLEETESPVDVKLTPATRIQERPQPMTHAEFLWEHNQDAMAVEKLAEGIRNFAIDQGKLETMISKQL, encoded by the coding sequence ATGAGCAATCAACTAGAACAACTGCGTAAATGTACCACTGTCGTTGCGGATACCGGCGAAATTGATGCCATCAAAAAATATCAGCCCCAAGATGCAACAACGAATCCATCGTTGATTCTAAAAGCGGCCCAGCTTCCTGAATATGCTGAATTTATCGATCAGGCAGTCGCTTATGCAAAATCTAAAAGTAATGACAAAGCCCAGCAGCTTGAAGATACCTGTGACATGCTCGCCGTCACGATTGGTAAAGAAATCCTGAAGAGTATTCCCGGCCGTATCTCGACTGAAGTCGATGCCCGTCTGTCTTACGATACCGAAAAAACCATTGAAAAAGCTCGCAAACTTATCAGCCTGTATAATGATGCAGGGATCAGCAATGACCGTATCCTGATTAAAGTGGCTTCGACTTGGGAAGGTATTCGTGCTGCAGAAGTCCTTGAGAAAGACGGTATCAACTGTAACCTGACATTATTATTCTCGTTTGCCCAGGCCCGGGCCTGTGCAGAAGCCGGTGCTTATCTGATCTCACCCTTTGTCGGTCGCATTATGGACTGGTACAAAGCAAAAGAAGGCCGTGATTTTGCAGCCAATGAAGATCCGGGTGTTCTGTCCGTCACAAAGATCTACAACTATTACAAAGAACATGGCTATGACACCGTTGTGATGGGTGCCAGCTTCCGTAATACCGGAGAAATCCTCGAACTCGCAGGTTGTGACCGTCTGACCATCAGCCCACAGCTATTACAAACGCTTGAGGAAACAGAAAGCCCGGTAGATGTAAAACTGACGCCAGCAACTCGTATTCAAGAACGCCCACAACCCATGACTCACGCTGAATTCCTGTGGGAACATAATCAGGATGCGATGGCCGTTGAGAAACTGGCTGAAGGTATTCGCAACTTCGCGATTGACCAAGGCAAACTGGAAACAATGATCAGTAAACAACTTTAA